One Stenotrophomonas maltophilia R551-3 genomic window, GGTCCTGGAACACCACCGCCTCCTGCATCAGCGCGTGGGTGCCGACCACGACCTGCGCTTCGCCGTTGGCGACCTGCTCCATCACCTTGGCGCGCGCCTTGCCGGTAACCTTGCCGGCCAGCCAGGCGATGCGCACGCCGAGCGGCTCCAGCCAGCCGCGCAGGTTGTTGAGATGCTGCTCAGCCAGCAGTTCGGTAGGGGCAGCCAGTGCGACCTGCTTGCCCTGCTCCACCGCCAGCATCGCCGCCAGTGCGGCAACCACGGTCTTGCCGGAGCCGACGTCGCCCTGCACCAGCCGCAGCATCGGGCTGGGGCGGGCGAGATCTTCGCGGATCTGCTTGAACACACGCGCCTGTGCGCCGGTCAGCGCGAACGGCAGCTGCTTCAGCAGTGCCTTGGCCAGCTTGCCGGGACCGGCCAGCGGCGGCGCGTGGTGTGCCTGCAAGGCGATCCGCTGGCGACGCAGGCTGAGGTGGTGGGCCAGCAGCTCTTCCATTGCCAGCCGGCGCTGCGCCGGATGGGTGCCTGCGGCCAGCGCGGCCAGGTCGGCATCCGGCGGCGGCCGGTGCACGGTCAGCAGGGCGCTGCGCAGTGACGGCAGGCCGAGGCCATCCAGCCAGCCGCTGGGCAGCAGTTCCAGCGTGCTTTCCTCGGGCAGGCGGTCCAGCGCCTGGCCGATCAGCTTGCGCATGGTCATCGGGCCGACGCCTTCGACGGTGGGATACACCGGGTCGAGGCGGTCGCCGAGTTCGGGATCGTCGTTGCGGCCCAGCACCTGGTAGCTGGGGTGGACGATTTCCAGGCCGAGGTGGCCGGGTTTGGGCGTGCCGAAGCAGCGCAGCCGGTTGCCGACCGCGAACTGTCCGACCTGCTGCTGGCGGAAGTGGAAGAAGCGCAGCACCAGGGTGCCCTGCCCTTCGTCTTCCACCGCCACTTTCAGCATCGGCCGGTAGCGCATGCCGCGCTCGACCGCGACCACCCGCCCTTCCACCTGCGCCGGCACGCCGTTGCGCAGGTCTTCGATGCGGGTCAGCCGGGTCCGGTCTTCATAGCGCAGCGGCAGATGAAGCCAGAGATCCTGCAGGGTGGCCAGGCCACGCGCCTGCAGTTTGGCGGCCACGGCCGGACCGACGCCGGCGAGCATCGCAAGCGATGCTTCGCCGGACGGTGACAGGACCGGGGTGACCGCCGCCTTGCGTGCCACGTGGCGGTCAGTCGATGACCATCACCGCGTCGACCTCGAAGTTGGCGCCCTTCGGCAGGCCGGAGACTTCGATGGTGGAACGGGCCGGGAACGGGGCCTGGAAGTAGTCCTGCATGACGGCGTTGACCTTGGCGAACTCGCCCAGGTCGGTCAGGTACAGGCCAAGGCGCACGACCTTGTCCAGCGAGCCGCCGGCGGCTTCGGCAACCGCCTTGAGGTTGTCGAACGCACGACGGGCCTGGGCTTCGACGTCACCGGCGCCGACGATGTCACCGGTGGCCGGGTCGAGCGGAATCTGACCGGAGAAATACACGGTGTTGCCGGCGCGCACGGCCTGCGAGTACGGGCCGATGGCGGCCGGGGCCTTTTCGGTGTTGATGATCTGGCGGGACATGGGTCGCTCCGGTGCTTTTGGGGGAAAACAGAGCGGTGATTGTACCGGGTGGGGGCGCATCCACGCATGGCGTGGATCTACCGCGCCGCTTCGGTAGTGCCGGCCGCTGGCCGGCAACTCCATGAACGTTTGCCGACATCGCGAGGTTGCCGGCCAGCGGCCGGCACTACCGGGAACATCCACGCATGGCATGGATCTACTGCAATGCAACCGGTAGCGACGGGCCATTCCCGGCGAGCGCGCAATCATCCACGCATTTGTGTGGACCTGCAGCGGGATTCAATGGGGTCAGAGCCCTCTCCGTTGGAGAGGGATCCGACCCCGGGTTCGTGTTACTGGCGGCGCACGGCCTGCACGACCGACAAGCGGCGCAGGCGGCGCATCACTTCGGCCAGGTGGTTGCGGTCGCGCACCTGGATGTTGAACGCCAGCACGGCGGCGTTGAAGTCGCGGTCCAGGTAATCCACGCGCTCGATGTTGGAATGGCTCTGCGCGATGGCCGCGGCCAGCTGCGCCAGCACGCCGGTGCCGTTCTCCACTTCCACCACCAGCGAGGTGTCGTAGTCGCCGGAAACGGTGGTGTCCCAGCCGATCGGCACCCAGCGCTCGGGCGACTTGCGCAGCTCGGCCAGGTTCGGGCAGTCCATGCGGTGCACCACGATGCCCTTGCCGGCGGTGTGGTAGCCCATGATCTCGTCGCCGGGAATCGGCTGGCAGCAGCCGGCGAAGGTGACCACGCCGCGCTCGCTGCCGTTGATCAGGATCTTTTCCTGCGAGTGGTGGCGCGAATGCGGGCCGCCACGCAGTTCGGCGTAGGCCATCAGCGCCTGTGCCGCCTGGGTCGGCATCCAGTTGCCCAGCGCGACCTCGGCCAGCAGCGCCTCCAGACGCGGGAAGCGGTGCTCGGCCAGGAACGCATCCAGGCGTCCCTTCGGCAGCCGCTCCAGCGAGGAATCCATCGCTTCCAGCGCGCGGTCGAGCATGCGATGCCCCAGCTGCACGGCGTCTTCGTGCTCCAGCTGCTTGAGCTGGTGGCGGATGGCGGTGCGCGCCTTGCTGGTGACCACGAATTCCAGCCACTGCGGTTTCGGCGTGGCCGAGCGCGCGGTGATGATCTCCACCGACTGGCCCGACACCAGCTTGGTCCGCAACGGCACCAGCTTCTTGTCCACGCGCGAAGCGACCGCCATGTTGCCGACGTCGGTGTGCACGGCATAGGCGAAATCGAGCGCGGTGGAGTTGCGCGGCAGCGCCAGGATCTTGCCCTTTGGGGTGAACAGGTAGACCTCGTCCGGGAACAGGTCGACCTTGACGTTGTCGAGGAACTCCAGCGACGAACCGGCAGCACGCTGCGAGTCGATCAGTTCAACGATCCAGGCATGCGCGCGGCTCTGTGCGCTGTTGGGCGAATCACCACCGAACTTGTAGGTCCAGTGCGCGGCCACGCCGCGTTCGGCGATCAGGTCCATCTCCTCGGTACGGATCTGCACTTCGATCGGCGAGCCATACGGCCCGAACAGCACCGTGTGCAGCGACTGGTAGCCGTTGGCCTTGGGAATGGCGATGAAGTCGCGGAAGCGCCCATCCAGCGGCTTGAAGGTAGCGTGCACCGAACCCAGCGCGTGGTAGCAGCTGGGCACGCTGCGCACGACCAGGCGGAAACCGAACACATCCATCACCTGGTCGAAGGATTTGTTCTCTTCGTGCATCTTGTTGTAGATGCTCCACGGCGTCTTGATGCGGCTGACCAGGCGGTGCTCGATGCCCTCCTTGGCCAGGCGCTGCGACAACTGCACTTCCACCTGCGCCAGCGCCTCGCGGCGCACCACCGGCTGGCTGCGGATGTGCTTTTCCAGGATGGCATGGCGCCACGGATACAGCGCCTTGAACCCGAGGTTCTGCAGTTCGCTCTTGACCAGGCTCATGCCCAGGCGCTGGGCGATGGGCGCGTAGATCTCCAGCGTCTCGCGGGCGATGCGGCCACGTGCCTCGCGGCTCTGCGCGCCCAGCGTGCGCATGTTGTGCAGGCGGTCTGCCAGCTTGATCATGATCACGCGCAGGTCGCGCGACATCGCCAGCAGCATCTTGCGGAAGCTCTCGGCGGCAGCCTCCTGGCGGTCGCGGAACTTCAGCTTGTCCAGCTTGGTCACGCCGTCGACCAGCTCGGCCACGGCCTCACCGAACTCGGCCGACAGCGCCTCACGGGTCAGCGGGGTGTCTTCAATGGTGTCGTGCAGGATCGCGGCGATCAGCGCCTCCACGTCCAGGCCCAGCTCGGCCAGCACCTGGGCCACGGCCACCGGATGGGTGATATAGGGCTCGCCCGACTTGCGCGTCTGCCCAGCATGCGCGGCGGCGCCGACTTCCCAGGCGCGGCGCAGCAGCGGCAGCTGCTCGGGCGGCAGGTAGTGGGCGGCGCGTTCAAGCTGGAGGACGTAGTCGGGTACGGCGGCAGCGGGGACTGCGGCGACCTTGGCAGTGGGGCCTGGGTTCATGCCCGAAGCCTATGCCAGTGCGCCGTTTACGGCAAATCCTGAATGCGAAACAGCCCGCACGGGGCGGGCTGTTCGGCGTATCCAGCAATGACCTTGATCGATGCGATCAATCGTCGTTCTTGGACATGTCTTCGTCGGCGACCACTTCGGCGGCGGCCCACTCCAGCGCTTCGCGCTCGGCGCGCTCACGCTCGGCCTTCTCGACTTCGTCGATCAGCGCGTTGTCGATCTTGCGGGCGGCGATTTCGCGCAGTGCCAGCACGGTCGGCTTGTCCTCGGTCTCGCTGTTGTCCAGCGTGGCCTGCACGCCGTTGGCGAGCTGGCGGGCACGCTTGGAAGCCATCATGACCAGTTCGAAACGGTTGTTAACGACTTCCAGGCAATCTTCTACGGTGATGCGGGCCATACGGGCTCCCGGCGACCGGTCGGCCGCTCAGTCGAATGAGGGAAAGGGGACGGAGTGTACTGGCAGGGGCTGGACAAAATCAAGCCAACCCCCACCCGATTCTTTTGGAATCAGTCAGTTGCGCCCGGATCAGGGGTCAGCAGCGCCTGGATCAGGCCGGCGTGGCGGACCTTCTGGGCCTCCCGGCGCAGGCGGCTGGCGGTGAAGATGGCACACAGCTCGTCCACGGCGGTGTCGAACACCTCGTTGACGATGACGTAGTCGAACTCGTTGAAGTGCAGCATCTCGTCACGGGCGGCACCCAGGCGCTGGGCGATGACCGCCTCACTGTCCTGCCCGCGCTTGCGCATGCGGTCCTGCAGGGCCTGCTTGGACGGCGGCAGGATGAACACGGTGACCGTGCCCGGCACCAGCTGGCGTACCTGCTGCGCCCCCTGCCAGTCGATCTCCAGCAGCACGTCCTGGCCGGCAGCGAGCTGCGGTTCCACCGACTGGCGGGCGGTGCCCTTCCAGTCGCCGTGCACCCAGGCATGCTCGAAGAAGTCGCCGGCGGCGATCATCTGCTCGAACTTCTCGGCACTGACGAAGTGGTAGTGCTTGCCGTTCACTTCACCCGGGCGCATGGCGCGCGAAGTGAAGGAGATCGACAGGGCGATCTGCGGATCACGCGCCAGGGTGGCATTGACGATGCTGCTCTTGCCGGCACCGGAGGGGGCGGCAACGATGTACAGCGTGCCGCGCGCAACGGCGTCCGACGGCTTCGACGGGGCGCTCATGCGCGGAACCCAACTGGTTGATTTCGCAAAATTTTTCCTCAGTGTTCCAGATCCGGCGCGGAGGATCGCGCCAGGACGGCGGGGGCTGCGCGGAACATCCTGGAACCAGGCCCGGCAGACGGCTCCCCGGGGTGCGGGCACGCAACTTTAGCAGAGGCGCCCCTTTCCGCGCCCGGCCAGCGGGCTGCCGGGCCTTGTGCCACATGGGCGTGCGGGGGCCTGTGCTATAACCGGGCCGTACCCACCGACAGCCCGGAGGCCTGCGCCTCCTCGCCATCCCAGGAGAACGGCATGCCCTCGATGAGCCGCCGCCAGTTCCTGAAAGTGACCGGGACAACCCTGGTCGGCTCCAGTCTGGCATTGATGGGCTTCGCGCCCGGCATCGCGCTCGCGGAGGTCAGGCAGTACAAGCTGACCCGCGCGACCGAGACCCGCAACACCTGTACATACTGTTCGGTGGCCTGCGGCATCCTGATGTACAGCCTCGGCGATGGCGCCAAGAACGCCGAGCCGAGCATCTTCCATATCGAGGGCGACCCGGACCATCCGGTCAACCGAGGCACGCTGTGCCCGAAGGGTGCCGGACTGGCCGACATCATCCACAGCAAGTCGCGCCTGCTCTACCCCGAGTACCGCGCGCCGGGCTCGAACGAGTGGAAGCGGCTGAGCTGGGACGATGCGCTGGACCGCATCGCGCGGCTGATGAAGGAAGACCGCGATGCCAACTTCGTGCAGCAGAACGAAGCCGGGCAGACGGTCAACCGCTGGCTGACCACCGGCATGCTGGCCGCCTCGGCCACCAGCAATGAAACCGCGGTGCTGACCCACAAGGTCGTGCGCTCCCTTGGCATGTTGGCATTCGACAACCAGGCACGTGTCTGACACGGCCCGACGGTGGCAGGTCTTGCCCCGACGCTAGGCCGTGGTGCGATGACGAATCACTGGGTCGACATCAAGAATGCCGACCTGGTGCTGATCATGGGTGGCAATGCCGCCGAGGCGCATCCGTGCGGGTTCAAATGGGTGACCGAGGCCAAGGCCCACAACAAGGCCCGGCTGATCGTGGTCGATCCGCGTTTCAACCGCTCGGCCGCGGTGGCCGACGTGTACGCGCCGATCCGCACCGGCACCGACATCGTGTTCCTGGGCGGCCTGATCAACTACCTGTTGACCGAGGACCGCATCCAGCACGAGTACGTGCTGAACTACACCGACATGTCGTTCCTGGTGAAGGACGAATTCGCCTTCAAGGACGGCCTGTATTCGGGCTACAACGAAGAGAAGCGCAGCTACGACCGTTCCAGCTGGGACTACGTGTACGGCGATGATGGCTTCGTGCGCAGCGACCCGACGCTGAAGGACCCACGCTGCGTCTACACCCTGCTCAAGCAGCACTACGCGCGCTACACCGTGGAGATGGTCGAACGCATCTGCGGCACGCCGGCCGACAGCATCCGCCAGGTCTGGGACATGATCGCGTCCACCGCCGGCAAGGACAAGGCGATGACCATCCTGTACGCGCTGGGCTGGACGCAGCACTCGGTGGGTGCGCAGAACGTGCGCGCCGGCACCATGGTGCAGCTGCTGCTGGGCAACATCGGCGTGGCCGGCGGTGGCATGAACGCGCTGCGCGGGCATTCCAACATCCAGGGCCTGACCGACATCGGCCTGATGTCCGACCTGCTGCCCGGCTACCTGACCCTGCCGAAGCAGGACGAGCAGGACTACGACGCCTACATCGCCAAGCGCACACAGAAGCCACTGCGCGCCAACCAGATGTCGTTCTGGCAGAACTACCCGAAGTTCCACGTCAGCCTGATGAAGTCGTGGTGGGGCGACGCCGCCACTGCGGACAACAACTGGTGCTTCGACCATCTGCCCAAGCTCGACAAGCCGTACGACATGCTGCAGGCGTACGAGCTGATGAACGAAGGCAAGATCCACGGCTACATCTGCCAGGGCTTCAACCCGCTGGCCTCGGCGCCGAACAAGGGCAAGCTGATCAGTGCGTTCTCCAAGCTGAAGTTCATGGTCAGCATGGACCCGCTGGAAACCGAGACCATCGCGTTCTGGCAGAACCACGGCGCACTGAACGACGTCGACCCGGGCACGATCCAGACCGAAGTGTTCCGCCTGCCGACCACCTCGTTTGCCGAGGAAAACGGCGCGGTGGTGAACTCCTCGCGCTGGCTGCAGTGGCACTGGAAGGGGGCCAATCCGCCGGGCGAAGCGCGCAGCGACATCGAGATCATGTCCGAGCTGTTCCATCGCATCAAAGCGATGTACGAAAAGGACGGTGGTGCGTGGTGGGATCCGGTGCGCGACCTGGCCTGGAAGTATTCCAACCCGGAACTGCCGACGCCGGAAGAACTGGCGATGGAGTACAACGGCAAGGCACTGGTGGACGTGTTCGATCCGAAGGACCCGACCAAGCTGGTGCGCAAGGCCGGCGAGCAGCTGGCGGCATTTGGCGACCTGCGCGACGACGGCAGCACCGCCTCCGGCTGCTGGATCTACATCGGTGCCTGGGGCCCGACCGGCAACATGATGGCGCGGCGTGACAACAGCGACCCCACCGGTATCGGCAACACGCTGGGCTGGGCCTGGGCGTGGCCGGCCAACCGCCGCGTCATGTACAACCGCGCCTCGTGTGACGTGGCCGGCCAGCCGTTTGATCCGCGGCGCACGCTGCTCGCCTGGAACGGGAAAAACTGGGGCAGCGTGGACGTGCCGGACTTCAAGGCCGACGAAGATCCCGCAGGCGGGATGGGGCCGTTCATCATGAACCCGGAAGGCATCGCCCGCTTCTTCGCCAAGGCCGGCATGGCCGAGGGGCCGTTCCCGGAGCACTACGAACCGTTCGATACGCCGCTGCGCAGCAACCCGCTCAGCCCCGGCCAGGCACTGACGCTGAACAACCCGGCGGCCCGCGTGTTCGCCAGCGATCGCGCACAGATCGGTTCGCCGGATGAGTTCCCGCATGTAGCCACCACTTACCGGCTGACCGAGCATTTCCACTTCTGGACCAAGCACGGCAAGCTCAACGCCATCATCCAGCCCGAGCAGTTCGTCGAGATCGGCGCGGCCCTGGCCGACGAGCTGGGCATCAACAACGGCAGCCGTGTGCGGGTCAGTTCCAAGCGCGGCCACATCGAAGCGGTGGCGATGGTGACCAAGCGCATCAAGGCCCTGCAGATTGATGGCAAAACCGTGCACCAGGTGGGCGTGCCGATCCACTGGGGCTTCCTCGGTGCGGCCAAGCCCGGATACATCGCCAATACGCTGACCAACGCCATCGGTGACGGCAATTCGCAGACGCCGGAGTCGAAGTGCATCCTGGTCAAGGTCGAGAAGGTGTAGGAGACACGCCATGTCACTGCAATCCCTGGATATCATCCGCCGCTCGGCCACCACCACGCCCTCGCCGGAGGCACGTGGTGCGCATACCGGCCAGGTCGCCAAGCTGATCGATGTGAGCAAGTGCATCGGCTGCAAGGCCTGCCAGGTCGCCTGCATGGAGTGGAACGACCTGCGCGACGAGGTCGGCAGCTGCGTTGGCAGCTACGACAACCCGCCCGACCTGAGCGACCAGTCGTGGACGGTGATGAAGTTCCGCGAGTACGAGGACGAGAAGGGCAAGCTGGAGTGGCTGATCCGCAAGGAAGGCTGCATGCATTGCGCCGACCCGGGATGCCTGAAGGCCTGCCCGTCGCCGGGTGCGATCATCCAGTACGCCAACGGTATCGTCGACTTCCAGGAAGAGAACTGCATCGGCTGCGGCTACTGCGTGACCGGCTGCCCGTTCGACGTGCCGCGCATTTCCAAGAAGGACCACAAGGCCTACAAGTGCACGCTGTGTTCGGACCGGGTGGCGGTGGGCCAGGAACCGGCCTGCGTGAAGACCTGCCCGACCGGTGCGATCACCTTCGGCAGCAAGCAGGCGATGACCGAGCATGCCGCCGGGCGCGTGGAAGACCTGAAATCCCGTGGCTACGAGAACGCTGGTCTGTACGACCCGCAGGGCGTGGGTGGCACCCATGTGATGTATGTGCTGCAGCACGTGAACAAGCCCGAGCTGTACGCCGACCTGCCCAAGGACCCGCGCATCAGCCCGATGGTGGAAGTGTGGAAGGGCGTCGCCAAACCGCTGGGCGTGCTGGCGATTGCCGCCACCGCCTTCGCCGGCTTCCTGCATTACATCGGCATCGGCCGCAACACGGTGAACGATGAGGAAGAGGAGGAGGCCGAGCACGAGGCGAAGAAGATCGAAGAGGAGCAGCGGCCATGAAGTACGCCCCGCACCCGCGGCAGATCGTGCGCTACCGCGCGCCGACCCGCATCAACCACTGGATCGTGGCGATCTGCTTCGTGCTGACGGCGCTGTCCGGGCTGGCCCTGTTCCACCCTGCCCTGTTCCCGCTGACCCAGCTGTTCGGCGGGGGGCCGTGGACGCGCATCCTGCACCCGTTCATCGGCCTGGTGATGGTGGTGGGCTTCGCCTTGCTGGCGTTCCGCATGTGGCGCGACAACCTGCCGACCGCCGACGATGGCAAGTGGATGCGCGGCATGCGCGATGTGCTGCGCAACGAGGACGAGAAACTGCCGCCGGTAGGCCGCTTCAATGCCGGCCAGAAGCTGCTGTTCTGGGCCATCATCGGTTGCCTGTCGGCGTTGCTGCTGACCGGCTTCGTGATCTGGCGGCAGTACTTCAGCCACTTCTTCCCGATCGGGGCGATCCGCTTCTCGGTGCTTGCCCATGCGCTGTTCGGCTGGGTGCTGATCTGCGCGATCGTGGTGCACATCTACGCGGCGATCTGGATCAAGGGTTCGGTGCGGGCGATGACCCAGGGCAAGGTGACCTATGGGTGGGCGTACAAGCACCACCGGCAGTGGTTCCGGGACATCCTGCGCGGACGGCGGGGAGAGGGTTGACGGCAGGGCCTGCGGCCCTGCACCCGCAAAATCAACGTCAACGTCAACGGCAAAAGCGGGTTTCCTGGGGATGGCGGAGTGGGTCCGGTTGCGGGGGACGCTGCAAGTACGTCCATGTAAGCTCGGTCGCCGCATCCATGCGGCTCACGCCCCCGCAACCGGACCCACCCCGCCTTCGACAGTTTCCTGCGATCTGTCGGGACGGCGTTCTGCGTTGCTCTTGGTGGGTGTCGACCTTGGTCGACACGATGAACACGGCAACAACCGATGGGGTCAGATCCGTTTTCCAGAGGAAAACGGATCTGACCCCAACCTTTCAAATGGCCGGCAGCACGCTGGACGCCAGCGCCGACAACGGCGAGGATGGAGGCTGGTTCTTCCGGCTGGCCCTGCATGGCGCAACGCATCCTTGAACCCGGTGAAATCGAGACGCTGGCCTCGCGCGATGTTCCGCGCATCATCCTGCCCGATGCTGCGTCCCTGTTCTCCGATCGCGCAGCACGCCTGCGCAGCCTGGCCGCGCACAGTGCCATCGGCGGTTACCTGCAGTTGCTGGCGGCGTTGGCCGAAGCGCAGCAGGCGCTGCTGGATGAATTGACGCCGCAGCAACGTGAAGCGCTGCAGGTACAGGCGCGCGCGCAGCAGTCGAGCGCTGCGGCCGGCGCCGGCATGCCGCTGCGTCCCGCCAACACCCTGCAGCTCGACGACCGCTGGCGCGGATGGTTGCGCACGCTGTGCCAACACTGTGCCGATGAAGCCGGCCTGCCGGCGGAAACCCGCCAGGAACTGCAACGCGTTGCCGCTGCCGATGACGCGTGGCTGGATGCGCAGGCGCACGCGGTGCTGGAGCGGGACGACGCGCCGTCGCTGGATGCGGTGGCTGCGCTGCTGGTGATGACGGCGCTGCAGGTGTACTGGGTGGTATTGGCCGAGAGCTTCCGCCCGGCCGATCTGAAGCCGCTGGCCGATGCACCCGGGCTGTGCCCGCTGTGCGGCACCCTGCCGGTGGTAAGCGTGGTGCAGGCACGCCCACCCTATGCGTCCTATCGCTACCTGTCGTGCGCGTTGTGCGCCTGCCAGTGGCACTACGTGCGCGTGCAGTGCAGCCAATGCGGCACCGCCGGCAAGGACATCGCCTACCGTGCACTGGCCGATGTGGATGGCGACGCCGGCCACGCCGTGCGCGAAAGCGCAGTGCGCGCCGAGACCTGCGACCACTGCCACAGTTACCGCAAGATCCTGTACCTGGAAAAAGACCCGATGCTGGAACCGGTGGCCGACGATCTGGGCACCCTCGCACTGGACCTGCTGCTGGGCGAGGAAGGCTACGCGCGTGCCAGCCAGAACCCGCTGCTGTGGCAGGCCGACGGCGACTGACCGATGCCACGCACGCCTCCTGCTCCGGCATCCGCCGCTGCCCTGCCCTCGCTGGATCGGCTGCTGCGACTGCCGGCATTGTCCGAACTGATTGAAGGCCACGGACGCAGCCGCATCACCCAGCTGCTGCGTTCGCACCTGCAGCAGCTACGCGATCGGATCAGCAGCGGGCAGTTGTCCGCCGAGCAACTGCAACAGGCGGTGGACGGCCCAGCGCTGGTCGCCGCACTCAACGCAGCGTTCGCCGCCGATGCACGCTTGGACCTGCAGCCGATGTACAACCTGACCGGCACCGTACTGCACACCAATCTGGGCCGCGCCCTGCTGCCCGAGGCTGCGGTACGGGCGGTGACCCGCGCGATGACCGCACCGGTCGATCTGGAATTCGACATCAGCCGTGGCCGCCGCGGCGACCGCGATGCGCGGGTGCAGGCGCTGGTCTGCGAATTGACCGGCGCCGAAGCCGCTACCGTGGTCAACAACAATGCGGCAGCGGTCCTGCTGCTGCTCAACAGCCTGGCCAACCGCCGCGACGTGGTGGTGTCGCGCGGCGAACTGGTGGAGATCGGCGGTGCCTTCCGCATTCCCGATGTGATGCGCAGCGCCGGCGCGCGGCTGCTGGAAGTGGGTACGACCAACCGCACCCATCCGGCCGACTTCGCCAACGCCATTGGTGCGCGCACCGCGCTGCTGATGGAGGTGCACGCCAGCAACTACGCGATCACCGGTTTCACCGCCAAGGTCGAGACCGCGAAGATGGCGACGATCGCGCACGAGCATGGCCTGCCGCTGGTGGTGGACCTGGGCAGCGGCAGCCTGTGTGATCTGGCCCTGTTCGGCCTGCCGCACGAGCCGACCGTACAGGAAACGCTGGCGGCCGGTGCCGACCTGGTTTCGTTCAGCGGTGACAAGCTGCTGGGCGGACCGCAGGCCGGCATCATCGCCGGTCGCGCCGACCTGATCGCACGGATCAACCGCAACCCGCTGAAGCGGGCGCTGCGCATGGACAAGATGGGGCTGGCCGCGCTGGAAGCGGTGCTGGCCCTGTACCGCGAACCGGAGCTGCTGGCGCACAGGCTGCCGACCCTGCGCACCCTGTCGCGCACGCAGGACGACATCGATGCGCAGGCACAGCGCCTGCTGCGGCCGATGCAAGACGGGTTGGCATCGGAGTACGGCCTTGAACGCGCGGCGATGCACAGCCAGATCGGCAGCGGTGCGCAACCGCAGGCACAGCTGGCCAGTGCCGGACTGCGCATCACCAGTACACGCCGAGGCGGACTGGATCGCCTGGCCAAGCGCCTGCGCCAGCTGCCACGGCCGGTACTGGGCCGCATCGCCGATGACGCATTGTGGCTGGACCTGCGCTGTCTCGAGCCTGCGGACGAAGCCGACTTCCTCGCGCAATGGAGCACGCTGCAGGCATGATCGTCGGCACCGCCGGGCATATCGACCATGGCAAAACCAGCCTGGTACGCGCACTGACCGGCATCGAGACCGATCGTCTGCAGGAAGAGCGAACGCGCGGTATATCGATCGAACTGGGCTATGCCTATGTCCCGGTGGAAAGCAGGGACGCCGAAGGCCCGGCTGCGACGCTGGGCTTCGTCGACGTGCCAGGCCACGAGCGCTTCGTGCATACGATGGTGGCCGGCGCCACTGGTATCGATGTCGCCCTGCTGGTGATCGCCGCCGACGACGGTGTGATGCCGCAGACCCGCGAGCATCTGGCGATCCTGCAGCTGCTGGGCGTAGACCGTGCCGCGGTGGCGCTGACCAAGATCGACCGCGTGGATGCCGCACGCCTCGCCCGGGTCGAAATCGA contains:
- the recG gene encoding ATP-dependent DNA helicase RecG, with amino-acid sequence MARKAAVTPVLSPSGEASLAMLAGVGPAVAAKLQARGLATLQDLWLHLPLRYEDRTRLTRIEDLRNGVPAQVEGRVVAVERGMRYRPMLKVAVEDEGQGTLVLRFFHFRQQQVGQFAVGNRLRCFGTPKPGHLGLEIVHPSYQVLGRNDDPELGDRLDPVYPTVEGVGPMTMRKLIGQALDRLPEESTLELLPSGWLDGLGLPSLRSALLTVHRPPPDADLAALAAGTHPAQRRLAMEELLAHHLSLRRQRIALQAHHAPPLAGPGKLAKALLKQLPFALTGAQARVFKQIREDLARPSPMLRLVQGDVGSGKTVVAALAAMLAVEQGKQVALAAPTELLAEQHLNNLRGWLEPLGVRIAWLAGKVTGKARAKVMEQVANGEAQVVVGTHALMQEAVVFQDLALAIVDEQHRFGVRQRLALRDKGAGGNSVPHQLVMTATPIPRTLAMSEYADLDVSAIDELPPGRTPVQTVALNNDRRPELIERIALACQEGRQVYWVCTLIEESEELDATPAQATYESLQALLPGVRVGLVHGRLKAAEKLATMVAFKAGEIDLLVATTVIEVGVDVPNASLMVIENAERLGLAQLHQLRGRVGRGSAVSRCVLLYQAPLSQMARERLQTMRETNDGFVIAEKDLELRGPGELLGTRQTGLAGFRIADLARDAGLLPGVHDLAERLLDQQPALADRVVQRWIGTAVRYASA
- the gmk gene encoding guanylate kinase — translated: MSAPSKPSDAVARGTLYIVAAPSGAGKSSIVNATLARDPQIALSISFTSRAMRPGEVNGKHYHFVSAEKFEQMIAAGDFFEHAWVHGDWKGTARQSVEPQLAAGQDVLLEIDWQGAQQVRQLVPGTVTVFILPPSKQALQDRMRKRGQDSEAVIAQRLGAARDEMLHFNEFDYVIVNEVFDTAVDELCAIFTASRLRREAQKVRHAGLIQALLTPDPGATD
- the rpoZ gene encoding DNA-directed RNA polymerase subunit omega, with the translated sequence MARITVEDCLEVVNNRFELVMMASKRARQLANGVQATLDNSETEDKPTVLALREIAARKIDNALIDEVEKAERERAEREALEWAAAEVVADEDMSKNDD
- a CDS encoding RidA family protein; this translates as MSRQIINTEKAPAAIGPYSQAVRAGNTVYFSGQIPLDPATGDIVGAGDVEAQARRAFDNLKAVAEAAGGSLDKVVRLGLYLTDLGEFAKVNAVMQDYFQAPFPARSTIEVSGLPKGANFEVDAVMVID
- a CDS encoding RelA/SpoT family protein, which codes for MNPGPTAKVAAVPAAAVPDYVLQLERAAHYLPPEQLPLLRRAWEVGAAAHAGQTRKSGEPYITHPVAVAQVLAELGLDVEALIAAILHDTIEDTPLTREALSAEFGEAVAELVDGVTKLDKLKFRDRQEAAAESFRKMLLAMSRDLRVIMIKLADRLHNMRTLGAQSREARGRIARETLEIYAPIAQRLGMSLVKSELQNLGFKALYPWRHAILEKHIRSQPVVRREALAQVEVQLSQRLAKEGIEHRLVSRIKTPWSIYNKMHEENKSFDQVMDVFGFRLVVRSVPSCYHALGSVHATFKPLDGRFRDFIAIPKANGYQSLHTVLFGPYGSPIEVQIRTEEMDLIAERGVAAHWTYKFGGDSPNSAQSRAHAWIVELIDSQRAAGSSLEFLDNVKVDLFPDEVYLFTPKGKILALPRNSTALDFAYAVHTDVGNMAVASRVDKKLVPLRTKLVSGQSVEIITARSATPKPQWLEFVVTSKARTAIRHQLKQLEHEDAVQLGHRMLDRALEAMDSSLERLPKGRLDAFLAEHRFPRLEALLAEVALGNWMPTQAAQALMAYAELRGGPHSRHHSQEKILINGSERGVVTFAGCCQPIPGDEIMGYHTAGKGIVVHRMDCPNLAELRKSPERWVPIGWDTTVSGDYDTSLVVEVENGTGVLAQLAAAIAQSHSNIERVDYLDRDFNAAVLAFNIQVRDRNHLAEVMRRLRRLSVVQAVRRQ